A segment of the Daphnia pulex isolate KAP4 chromosome 10, ASM2113471v1 genome:
CCACCAGCTCCAGTCCAGcaggttcttttattttctctttctgccCACCCACCTTATATAGAATTAATTaggttttaattaaaaaattatcgcCTGACAAAAATGTTGCACGATTTGTTGCATGGTCCTTTCCCACACACAGCCGTTGATTCACAAGTCGTTGAATTTAACGGCCAAACCTTTCGTCCGTTCCACCCACACGATGGCGACTTCGGTGTCGTTCATCGAGAAGAAAACGCCGAAAGAAACGGAatgcaacaataacaacaacaataacaactaCCTGACGTCGCCTCCTTCTCAGTCGGACACGGACTACTCGTCAATGTTCTCCTCTAACCCTTCGTCTCTGTCGTCGTCCAACAATAGTCTAAACAATAAATGTATCACGCCGGACGAAACGAGCCGGGCCAAAGAATTGATTTCTCAGCGTCTGTCGGTTATGCGCATTCAtccggcgtcgtcgtcgtcgccaccTGTTCGATCCGCTAACAGCTCACCTCTAGTCAACACACCTGCATCCCCGTCATCACTAACCTTTAACAAGTCCAACAATGTaagtttgatttaattttgtttgagtcttttttaaaaaactatgtGGTTTCAAAAAGGAATGTTGTTAGATTAAATAGATTTTAAATATAGATGAAAGTGACCAAAATccgtttagaaaaaaatgtccttttttgttttgtacgtgtACGCTAAtgaaaccaacaaaacaaaaatgtacaCACGTCatacaaacaaaatatatagGCTGTCCCTACCGGGTATAAAAGTGCTGGCACCGGCCCGGCTTCTTACGTAGCCATCAAGGTAAAATTGTTActaaattgtgtgtgtgtgtttgtatagCCTGCATGGTGTGCTGCTTGAACGAACAAAcatgataaaagaaaaatagtaataattgaattttacacgttttaatcatttaaaagtgttgttgaaaaatttgaatgttttaaaaactaaCGGCTGTAATAATGTAATTTCAAAAACAGATGTATACTGCGGTGGCGATTTGGTTtaactcttttgattttttgggtgCCTTaggaaatgttaaaattttgttttgctaaATTAATTTGCGAATTAAATTCCTAAATAGAAAACCGACGGCAGTGGTGTCAAGATGGTCAACCGCCAATTCAACTCTCCGATGGGACTCTACTCTGAAGAATCGATTGCTGAAACGCTTTCGTCTCAAGCCGAAGTCCTTTCCCAAGGAGTCCTGGGGTAAATTGATTCAAgtaacaattcaaattgattgccttaaataaatcatttggGTTCTAGGGTGAATTTCAAGAAGAACGATAAAACTTACGATCCTGGCAATAGCGAAGTATTCAAGATGATCCAGGAGATGGACAAAGCGCCGAAGGAACCCGAGCCAGGTATTGACATTGATCCAGCCGACGCCTCGCCGGCCCAGAAGGGCCTGGCATCTCGCACGATTCAGTCTCGCACCTTCCAGCGCATTCATCAGCAAGCCCTTCGGTCTTTAGAAAGTTCAGCGTCTTCAAATCCAACATCACCCCTCCTATCCCCCAATACTAGCATGGAAGGTAGGTTGGTCTATTCCCCCGCACTCACCCAACACCCTTCTTCCACAttttagaatttattttaaaaatatttaaaaaagaagaaaaaggccaatCTATTTCCaggatttttttaatcatttccttctctctctcacttgtAAATGTGTAGCatagtcttttgtttttatatatgtCTTAAATTGACTTCAGGTAAGGTTTCTCGAGATTGGctttcaaaaacatttgcaCGGAGTTatataagaaacaacaaattatttggGGGTGTAGCTGCTTCCGGTTGCGGTgcatttgaaagaaataatagtttttttttagtttttttctttttggaaattgTGTCTGTCTTGTCTAATGTTTTCGTGTGTTGTTGCTATTTGCCATGGGGTTTTTTACTTCTTAACGGTGTGTAGGTTTTAGCGTTGTAGTGGACTACCAAAGAATGATTGATTTTTGTGTGTAAAAATTGTGCGTAACATTGTCATTatctgttgtttttgttgttttatcgATTAGATCGCCATCAACATATGGCTCATTCGGCTACTCCGACCCACAAGCCAATGTCGTTCAATTCTCCCGTTTCCATGGCGGTCAACGTGAGTCtttttacaattgattttttttttgaataaaataacaaaattcgaTTGCGGTCGATAAttgtttttcgtgttgttttcACCCAGAATTTCGGTGGCGGGGCTCTTTCCCCGAGTGCTCATCATCCTCCACCAGTGGGTGGCGTCCGAATTTTCCCGGTGGCACCGGCTCCAGCTCCGGCCAAGCCGCAAGTCAAGGTactgtttttagatttttctattgttgttgaaaaggttaaaaaaacaaaattttatttccgggtgctgtgtgtgtgtttgcgtttttctattccttttatttgattttattttttaaaaattttctgccattttttaaattttcagtttgatGTGTTTTTAATCCTTTTGCAcggttttctgatttcttttgccttttctaTTACCATTTTCTTCCACCTGGTGATTTCGCTTTcctaaacacaaaaataaaatgcccAAAAACGAACGGTGTGTGGCACAGTTCGACGAATCGGTTGAGGAAGTCAAAGTGGAAAACACCGTCAGTTCCATGATGGGCACcgtcatttcttcttcctcttcttgctTCAACAGCAGCACTGTCACCACCATTGAGGAGACTGTGGCCACTTCGACCACCAGCCTGACCTCTCACGAGGTATTCCCACGTGATAAAAATCACACGCACAACGGCTCACGAACCCTCATTATACATGCATGATAGCACTTGGATTATTACTTTTCTTCCACCTTTTCTAACCTTGTTTCAcatcaaatttgaattatttaaaaattaattttgtcatttctttttctagccGGCTGCTATTCAAGGCCCAGCTCCTCCGGCTGTCAAATCCGTCTCGTTCACTCCGGCCGCTCGTCCATCAGGTAAGACTAAactatttcaacattttaaaatcatcatccccct
Coding sequences within it:
- the LOC124203750 gene encoding PDZ and LIM domain protein Zasp-like isoform X7 — translated: MAEMTSIKMSKFDNQPWGFRLQGGIDFCAPLTVQKVNGGSLAEKAGLRVGDALIRVNTTDIFQLRHKEAQDAVARAGNNFELVVSRGGGMPKTAVKPSDVIDNILPVQAPPAPVQQPLIHKSLNLTAKPFVRSTHTMATSVSFIEKKTPKETECNNNNNNNNYLTSPPSQSDTDYSSMFSSNPSSLSSSNNSLNNKCITPDETSRAKELISQRLSVMRIHPASSSSPPVRSANSSPLVNTPASPSSLTFNKSNNKTDGSGVKMVNRQFNSPMGLYSEESIAETLSSQAEVLSQGVLGVNFKKNDKTYDPGNSEVFKMIQEMDKAPKEPEPGIDIDPADASPAQKGLASRTIQSRTFQRIHQQALRSLESSASSNPTSPLLSPNTSMEDRHQHMAHSATPTHKPMSFNSPVSMAVNNFGGGALSPSAHHPPPVGGVRIFPVAPAPAPAKPQVKFDESVEEVKVENTVSSMMGTVISSSSSCFNSSTVTTIEETVATSTTSLTSHEPAAIQGPAPPAVKSVSFTPAARPSGFGSAAAVAASAAMAAQAQHQQQQALPPQLPPQMPQQPPKGAGSGIQSAPRRGKGVLNQQVAAGARVPVCASCKAQIRGKFVTALGQTWCPNHFSCAMPDCKRELHDIGFVEEKKQLYCEGCFETHLAPNCSRCSKRVKGDCLNAIGKQFHPECFSCTYCGSLFGNSHFYLEDGLPYCEADWNELFTTKCYACGYPIEAGDRWVEAMNNNYHSQCFNCSVCKKNLEGQSFLGKSGRPMCKSHAR
- the LOC124203750 gene encoding PDZ and LIM domain protein Zasp-like isoform X9; the protein is MAEMTSIKMSKFDNQPWGFRLQGGIDFCAPLTVQKVNGGSLAEKAGLRVGDALIRVNTTDIFQLRHKEAQDAVARAGNNFELVVSRGGGMPKTAVKPSDVIDNILPVQAPPAPVQQPLIHKSLNLTAKPFVRSTHTMATSVSFIEKKTPKETECNNNNNNNNYLTSPPSQSDTDYSSMFSSNPSSLSSSNNSLNNKCITPDETSRAKELISQRLSVMRIHPASSSSPPVRSANSSPLVNTPASPSSLTFNKSNNKTDGSGVKMVNRQFNSPMGLYSEESIAETLSSQAEVLSQGVLGVNFKKNDKTYDPGNSEVFKMIQEMDKAPKEPEPGIDIDPADASPAQKGLASRTIQSRTFQRIHQQALRSLESSASSNPTSPLLSPNTSMEDRHQHMAHSATPTHKPMSFNSPVSMAVNNFGGGALSPSAHHPPPVGGVRIFPVAPAPAPAKPQVKPAAIQGPAPPAVKSVSFTPAARPSGFGSAAAVAASAAMAAQAQHQQQQALPPQLPPQMPQQPPKGAGSGIQSAPRRGKGVLNQQVAAGARVPVCASCKAQIRGKFVTALGQTWCPNHFSCAMPDCKRELHDIGFVEEKKQLYCEGCFETHLAPNCSRCSKRVKGDCLNAIGKQFHPECFSCTYCGSLFGNSHFYLEDGLPYCEADWNELFTTKCYACGYPIEAGDRWVEAMNNNYHSQCFNCSVCKKNLEGQSFLGKSGRPMCKSHAR
- the LOC124203750 gene encoding PDZ and LIM domain protein 5-like isoform X10, which produces MAEMTSIKMSKFDNQPWGFRLQGGIDFCAPLTVQKVNGGSLAEKAGLRVGDALIRVNTTDIFQLRHKEAQDAVARAGNNFELVVSRGGGMPKTAVKPSDVIDNILPVQAPPAPVQQPLIHKSLNLTAKPFVRSTHTMATSVSFIEKKTPKETECNNNNNNNNYLTSPPSQSDTDYSSMFSSNPSSLSSSNNSLNNKCITPDETSRAKELISQRLSVMRIHPASSSSPPVRSANSSPLVNTPASPSSLTFNKSNNKTDGSGVKMVNRQFNSPMGLYSEESIAETLSSQAEVLSQGVLGVNFKKNDKTYDPGNSEVFKMIQEMDKAPKEPEPDRHQHMAHSATPTHKPMSFNSPVSMAVNNFGGGALSPSAHHPPPVGGVRIFPVAPAPAPAKPQVKFDESVEEVKVENTVSSMMGTVISSSSSCFNSSTVTTIEETVATSTTSLTSHEPAAIQGPAPPAVKSVSFTPAARPSGFGSAAAVAASAAMAAQAQHQQQQALPPQLPPQMPQQPPKGAGSGIQSAPRRGKGVLNQQVAAGARVPVCASCKAQIRGKFVTALGQTWCPNHFSCAMPDCKRELHDIGFVEEKKQLYCEGCFETHLAPNCSRCSKRVKGDCLNAIGKQFHPECFSCTYCGSLFGNSHFYLEDGLPYCEADWNELFTTKCYACGYPIEAGDRWVEAMNNNYHSQCFNCSVCKKNLEGQSFLGKSGRPMCKSHAR